The following are encoded together in the Xanthomonas sacchari genome:
- a CDS encoding zinc-binding alcohol dehydrogenase family protein: MKAIGYYRNLPISDADALVELTLPDPVPGAHDLLVEVRAVSVNPVDVKIRANVAPEAGQAKVLGWDAAGVVRDVGTAVTRFKPGDKVWYAGALQRPGTNSELHLVDERIAGRMPQRIDFAAAAALPLTTITAWELLFDRLKIPEGDPSQGATLLVIGAAGGVGSILVQLARRLTGLTVIGTASRPETAKWVGDVGAHHVIDHTKPLSEELRRIGFAGVDYIASLNQTDRHFDEIVAAIHPQGHIALIDDPDRIDVRKLKTKSVSLHWEFMFTRSMHATPDQIRQHELLTRVGSLIDAGVLRTTLAGHFGTVNAANLRRAHEWIETHRARGKIVLEGF, encoded by the coding sequence ATGAAAGCCATTGGCTACTACCGCAACTTGCCGATCAGCGATGCCGACGCGCTGGTCGAGCTGACCCTGCCCGACCCCGTCCCCGGCGCACACGACTTGCTGGTCGAGGTCCGCGCGGTGTCGGTCAATCCGGTCGACGTCAAGATCCGCGCAAACGTCGCGCCGGAAGCCGGCCAAGCCAAGGTGCTCGGTTGGGATGCAGCCGGCGTGGTGCGCGACGTGGGCACTGCCGTCACGCGCTTCAAGCCCGGCGACAAGGTCTGGTACGCCGGCGCATTGCAGCGCCCCGGCACCAACAGCGAATTGCATCTGGTCGATGAGCGCATCGCCGGACGGATGCCGCAGCGCATCGATTTCGCGGCGGCGGCGGCCCTGCCGCTGACCACCATCACGGCCTGGGAATTGCTGTTCGATCGCCTGAAGATTCCGGAAGGCGACCCATCGCAAGGCGCCACGCTGCTGGTGATCGGCGCGGCCGGTGGCGTCGGCTCGATCCTCGTGCAACTGGCGCGACGGCTCACCGGCCTCACCGTGATCGGCACCGCGTCGCGTCCGGAAACCGCCAAATGGGTCGGTGACGTCGGCGCGCACCATGTGATCGACCACACCAAGCCGCTGTCTGAAGAACTGCGGCGCATCGGCTTCGCCGGGGTCGATTACATCGCGAGCCTGAACCAGACCGACCGCCATTTCGACGAGATCGTCGCCGCGATCCACCCGCAGGGGCACATCGCGCTCATCGACGATCCTGATCGCATCGACGTCCGCAAGCTGAAAACCAAGAGCGTGTCGCTGCATTGGGAGTTCATGTTCACGCGGTCGATGCACGCGACGCCCGACCAGATCCGCCAGCACGAACTGCTGACTCGCGTCGGATCGCTGATCGATGCCGGCGTGCTGCGCACCACGCTCGCCGGACACTTCGGCACGGTGAATGCCGCCAATCTGCGGCGTGCG